GGAACAACGTGAAGGATCATTTGTTCCCAAATTAGGCTTTCCAAGCCCTGGTTGAACCCCCTTTGTCCTTCCCGAATGTTTGTCTTTGGCCTGCTCCTCAGAATCATCTATCACATTATCTGGCAACTTGACTTGCTTGTTGGCTTTAACCAGGTCTTTTGTCTTTTTCCCAACCTTACCACTAGTATCTGATTTTAGAGCATCTGGGGAGAACTCCCTCTTCCTGCCACCAGAGCCAAGTTTGCCTTTTGTTCCATCTTTTAATCGATCACCAGATTGTGGGTGATCAACACGACCAATTGAGTTATCATCCTTCAACGATGTAACAGCAGAACGATTTTTTTGTTCCTCAACTGTGCCACCATGCTTCCTCTTTGATCCAGTAACCATCTTCGTCATCTTGTGGCCATTTGCTACAGACCTCCGTCCATCACTGCGTTTCTTTGTGCGATCATCTTCTTCACGCTTACTACCAGAAACTTCTTCCTTGGGATGAGAAGAATTCTCTGGATTAGATTTCTTTAATGCCTCTTTTTTAGGCGGTGGAACTGCagccattttattttttctctcagGAGAAAAAACTTGAGAACTCTCATTTGCTCCACATGAGGTAGATGGGTTTACATCGTCATCATCATTTTCACCTTGTGCCTGTGAACAGCATTCCAGCTTAGGGCCAATATCACCTATGCCTTCTTCCGTGTCTGTTTGTCCATTGGAATCCCGTACACCCTCCCCATCCTTTAAGTCAACATCAATCCCATTATCTTCTATGCCATCACCAGATGGAGCCTCACATCCGGTGTCTGATCTATCAGTATCATCCCTCAAATCATTTGACCTCTTTTTGTGTAACTCGTCAAATGCCTGACATATGTCCTTCACAGCTTGGGAAAAATACTTTGTTTTCGCATGACAACGACctaataatttgttttttgcCTCACTAGTGAATGCCTGAATATCTGCAGGGGCAACAAAAGCTCTGTGGAGTGGGGAAAACAACAACAAGAATAACATATCAGTAGCAGTCAGTTTAACCAGCagagcaaaaaacaaacaaatagatGAAGTAGAAACTGAGCAGAGCAAAAAACCACAAAAGGAAGAATTGTGGACTCTAGATTTGGTCTAAATGGTTCCACTGgttcttttttgtttctataCGCAATTCAATGTGGTTTTAGATTAAGAATCAAGTTCTATACTTACCAGATTTAAGAACCAATTAATATTTACTTTCAATTCAATGAGAACAAGGGTATAAGATTATAAAGGAGACCACATTTGACACTCGCCATAACATTTTAttgatagaaagaaaaaaaggaaaaaaactgACTAATTCTTTTTAGTTGTGCAAAATGTAGATTTCACTAGTGAAAATGTAATCGAGTAGGAAATAATTTCCCTCAGATGTCATCCTGAAATTTTCATTAGGTAATGCATCAGTAGATTTTACTAGCCCCTTTTCTGCCCCAGTAGAAACTATTAATTCAAAATCCAATATTACAACTTTTGAAATCTTAACCACTTAAATTTTCCTCTACCAAAACAAACTGAAATGCAGGCAGAAATTTCAATCTTGTTCTTGTAAGCTTCTAGGAATAACATCAAAACCACAAGTACCACCAAATGTAGAACGAGAATTCACAAGAAGTCACAAGACAATCCTAAGCAATAATAGATTTAACAATCAATAACTGAATGTTTCAGTGAGTTCTAGTTTTCCTTTGAAACACAAAATTGCGGAGAGGAAATATAACAAACTGCACATGCCAAGGTCAATACATTTCATGTTTCCATATGGCATCTTGAAGTACATTTTGCCTTAGATAGGGATGAATCAGCTAAATACAATTGGTAGACTAAGTTGTCCTTTTCACCTTGCGGTATGTATACTGTAGGCTGTTTATATATTAGtgtttttttaatcataaaaaCCCAGGTAATAACAGGTGGTTAAATGTACATGTGACAGCAGACTGTATTCACTTGCGTAAACAAATACAAAACTATCAAATGAGATATACTTACATCTCTTCCGTTGCaaaaaaattgtcaatttcACCTTTCTGTGATCTACACCCTAGGTTGTCAATATATTAGTGTCTTATTTCTTGTTATGAAAACTCCATGCACAAGAGGTATTTCAATGTACACGTAACACATTTCACAAACAAACTTTATCCAATATACATGAACAAATCTGAAATTATCAAATGGTATGAACTTACATCTCTTCCGTTCCAAAAAATTGGACAAAATATTTCTTTGGATCAGGGACCTTCTTCCAATCTTCAGGCCTGCTAATCTAAAAATTCAAACCCACAAGAGTTACCTCAAACACAAACCGATTGTCGCGTAGACTAAAATCTGACTGAGTTACTCTTATCAATAAAAACATTAAACATAGTCCATCAATTTTGTGCTCATACTTATACTGCGAAAAGCATGATACTGTATTTTAAAAACCAACACATTCATCATATGAATCTAACATTTTATtcgccaagaaaaaaaaaaaaagcaaaaacaataTACGTTCAATCCAATTCCTTTTGGTATATTGCAAAGTTAAGGGCAAGATATACATGATTTCTGAGAAGCCTCACAATGTTCAGTCCCATTCAGTAACTGCACGAGTCCGAAAGCTTAGGAAAATTTGTTAATAATTACATACTACGAGAAGTCAAATCCAAGTAGTGCACACTAATCAacaagcaaaacaaaagtgtACATATATAAACCCCAACGCccaaaacacaacataaagagaaaggaaaaaccGAAAAATTGCacaaagagaaaggaaaaaccGAAAAATTGCACAGCCGAAGACGAAGCAGCAGAATCCGTAAACGAAACAAAGGGAAAGGCATGAAAAAGCAGACCTTGGCGGGCCAATAGGGGAAGCCCTTGACCTTAGCAAGGACAAGATCGCCGAGACCCAACTTGCTCTTATCCTTGGCCTTGCTCGCTCCGCGTCTACGCCCCGGAGCCATGGCGTGGACGCCGCAATCTTAGAAGCAAAaggaaaaaccctaattgaatCGTCGCAATCGAATCGCAAAAGCAGCTACGAAAACCCTATAAAAGCCCCAGAGGTCGGAATTGGAATGGTCGCCCGTTGTTGACGGCCAGTGGATGCTCCGACGCCGGAGAACTAGGTCATCGGGCGGCAGGGCTCTGCATTCACAATTCCAGCGAGCCaaggagagaaggagagagagtgtTGGAGTGAGAGAGACACAGAGATTGTAGAGAGAAATTGAGGCGGTCGAAGGGTGAGAGATTGTAAATTTTGCGAGGAGGAGGGCTTGGGCTTTCAGCTTCTTTGTTTTGGGGGGGTGGCGGGGTGGTTTGGGCGCACCAAAGGGAATTTTGCCGAATCGGAATGGGACGTATCGGTATTTTTCcgatttttcttttattcttggTTCACTTTCTTTTACATATTAATATTAGTAATCGGGACAAAAGCGCATTAAACCTTTTTTATtccttaaaaattttaaatttaagaagATGAGATTGGTCGGGACTCGCTCCGAGGGATGGTTTTATGTGCTGTCTGTGTACGTGGCAAAGATTCCttatttttttccatttctgttttaattccctcttcccctttttttctttctatttaatCAATAAATCTAAAATGTAAATACTGCTTCACTTTATTCAATGGAAATAGGAAATAGGAAATAGGGAATAGGAgcaaaagatgaagaaagaatCAACAATGAGAAAGTATGCAACATCAAATTGGTTAAGAGCATTTACCCTGCACTCTCTGACATTCTTTTTCTCGTCACTCCAAAATTGAAGATTAATAGTGATGCTGCTCTTGAGGAAAATACTCAATTCCAAATGAATGCCAAGGCGAGAAACAAATCATTTTAACCTCCGGGACGGACCGAAACATGAGAAATATAATTCTGAGAAAGCTAAAAAGGGGAGATGGTTTCTGACTGAGACCTAGATGTCTGCTCCTACTTTGaacttttatctttttctttgccATCATTGGCAACAGCATCAGTCACCAGAGCCATTGGTCTTTCGTCAATCACCTCATCAATGATTCCGAATGCCCTTGCCTCTTCTGGGGTCATAAAATGATCCCTGTCCATATTCTTCTCAATTATATCTACTGATTGCCCTGTATGCTTTGAGTACAACGCATTAAGGGAATCCCAGATACGAACAATCTGCTTCGTGTGAATTGTCATATCTTTGGCCTGTCCGCTGTACCCGCCTGAAGGCTGATGAATCATAACTGTAGCATTTGGGAGAGACCGCCGCTCACCCTTGGTGCCTGCAGCTAAGAGAAGAGAAGCCATTGATGCAGCTTGGCCCAAACAAATGGTACTGATTGGTGACCGAATGTACTGCATCGTATCATAAATTGCAAGACCTGTATGCACCAATACAATCATCACCATGTAACAATGCTGGTGAATTTTAACCAAATCATGCATTGAGTCTCGTCTATTCCTCTATTCATTGATATCATTTTCTGCCAAGTCTCGTTTCTTTTTTATAGTATAAAACATAGCCATACTGTTTAAAAATCACATCACAAGTATCAGCAAATTAAGGAATTAAAACATACCATAAGGGGGAAACACAAGCATTGTACTAACGTTTCTCCCAAATATAATAACATTGTAGTAAGGATTGTAGTATCAACTTTTTGAATTGACATATCTAATAGAAACCGTTTTAAGTAAGACCAAATGTTCAATAAAGATTTATGTTGTTTTACCCCAACTACCTGGTACAAGGCTTACACTTAGTTGACTTCTTGACCCCAATTAGAAAACATAAAGAATTGAGGTTTGGTGAAAGCAAGTGATCAGAACAAATTAAATGTTAATCGTAATTTCATGCAGTACGATTTGGAACACCATAATCAAGTTTGGCCATAGCCATGTTGTCTTCCATTTCTATCTACCAGATCAGTATTACCAATATGCTTAGTGCGTAAGGCTCAGCTCCAAAGCCAGGAGTATATAGATAGGGTAGACTCATAAATGGAAAAATAGTTCTGTTGTAGTTATGCACTTAGTCTTCAGTTTTGCCAATCTCATGTGGCAGTCTAATGAAGCAGAAAATTGCGCGCTTTCAAGCAAGTTAAGTATTGAGGCGGTTCAACAAAGTGAAAAAGTGCGTGGCACAACTCCATTCATGGTTGTGATACctagtttttcttcataatattataatttatgcAGACACAAGATGTTTGGCTGCCACACAACTCTACAGCTACCTTCCAAAACTCAGACAGTATTTTCCTTAAACATCCAGTACTAATATTCCCACACACCACTATACCATTACCAGGAAATCATCTatcaagcatgatcaccctCTGCCTCTCTTTTTTCTTACTTCCTAGGATTAGCTTATTAATGCTCTACAATCTATTCAAGTTCGTGGACCACTAATATCCGTACTACAAAGCTTATGGCTAGCAGTCGTTTTCCCGTTTGTTTAAACCGACACTTAACAATTAACAACATTTCGGATTCAACTATAGTTAACATAAACCAAGATAGAGTTAAAACTGTAACCAATATTACGGTGAAAAGGACCCATGTCAAAGAGTGCAACCACTAAGTGCCTCAGCATTGGTGATATATGGTATACATGATCATACAATGGTAATTTAAAATTTCTGTTTTACTTGGATGGAGATCCATCACCACTATtaattccaattccaaaatgCTACCAACATCATCATTTCATGGTTATGCATGTCAATGACTTCTCTAACCGTTCTACTTCGTGACGGGTCTGTAGAATCAAATTCCACTCGACAACTTAGTATTTAGTAGATTTTTAAGTCATAAGAAAATCCCATACTTCTCACTGATAATGCGCTTATGATACAGGTTACACAAACCAAACTATTCACAAAATCCTCTGAACCAACAAATCCACATATCCATTAGTTTTCTTAAGGCCGCCTCATTTGATGAGAGGATCGGGTTGGGTGGGACTATTCACTATATTGAAGGCATTTTCAAGGAagaaatgaatgacaaatccCTTATTTTGTCCAACTTGAAGGTTACCCACAAAGAAAAGATTACAGATTTCATGGGTACGAGTTAGAATAAATTCACTGTCCACATATATTCAACAAGGATATACATTGCGCTACAGATTTCGAGCTTATAAATAAACTCATCGATTATCAAAATTCATTTTCGAGAAACAGATACTGCGCATATAAATTCATTCTACTGTTAATATAacaacaaacaaccaaaaacacaaataagtaAACCAGGTGGTGAAATGGAAGTCGAAATCGGGTTAAAATCTATAAAACAAAATCGACTATCTCATTTCTGACATCTCAAAATTGCAATCGGCAAATCGAAAACCAAAACAATATGTAAATTAAAGCACGAGAATTTCACACacctataaaaaattaaacagaaaTAAAAATGGGAAATAACAAAAGGACCTGCAGTGACGTGACCACCGGGGGAATTGAGGTACATGTGGATGGGCTTCGACGGGTTCTCGGATTCCAAGTAGAGAAGCTGCGCGACGACAACGTGGGAAGTGTCGTCGTCGATGGGTCCGTTGATGCAAATGATCCGCTCCTTGAGGAGGCGGGAGAAGATGTCGTACGCGCGTTCCCCTCGGGAGGAGTGCTCAATGACCATGGGGATCAAGCTGTAGCTGCGCAGAGATGGGCGCCATGGCCTGCTGCTTGCCAGGAGCTTCGCCTTTGAGATTAAGCCTCTCATAATGACAGAAACGAGGGGAGGGATTCGCAGACGAGGGATAGGTTTTATGGGTTCAAACGTTACTCGAACCCTCGAAGTGTTCGAGGCACtgtgtttttgtgttttaggATCTGGGTTGGTCGGGTTCCTATGTGGTCGGGTTAAGGAGTTGGGGGTTTTGTTAATACCACATGTAGGTCAAGGTAAAATACAAATCAAAGAGTGGGTGGAGAAAATTGTTTGTGTTTGGGTCTGTACGGATACGTAGTTCGGTTACTGGACCTATACTTTTCAGGGTTAAGGTTGTGAAGtgagaaaaacatttttttttcttgtaaataagttttggtaaaattacattttaaaagtattcttcttttatttatgaacGTGAAGTCTTAGTTaagtaaaaattttaaatctcgTAAATGATAAGtttgatatcaatttattttccTCACCtcttaatataatatatttgtataaattaaaaaaacttaaaaaaaaattgtgaactGCTATGGTT
This Pyrus communis chromosome 6, drPyrComm1.1, whole genome shotgun sequence DNA region includes the following protein-coding sequences:
- the LOC137737778 gene encoding ATP-dependent Clp protease proteolytic subunit 2, mitochondrial-like, which encodes MRGLISKAKLLASSRPWRPSLRSYSLIPMVIEHSSRGERAYDIFSRLLKERIICINGPIDDDTSHVVVAQLLYLESENPSKPIHMYLNSPGGHVTAGLAIYDTMQYIRSPISTICLGQAASMASLLLAAGTKGERRSLPNATVMIHQPSGGYSGQAKDMTIHTKQIVRIWDSLNALYSKHTGQSVDIIEKNMDRDHFMTPEEARAFGIIDEVIDERPMALVTDAVANDGKEKDKSSK